CAGGAGAGGCCTCTGATACTATAAATTCAGATACTGTGGCAGTGCTTGAGGCGAATATAGATGATGCAAACCCTGAGTGGCTCGGTTTCATCATGGACAGGCTCTTTAGCGAAGGGGCATATGATGTTAATTTTATGCCAATTCATATGAAAAAAAACAGGCCAGCCATAAAGGTTGAGGTGATTGCCAGCCCCGGATTAAAGGATCGCCTTGCTAATATCCTCTTCATGGAGAGCACCACCATAGGCGTAAGAGAGAGCTATTGTCAGAGGGTGGTGCTTAAAAGGGAAGAGACAATGGTTGAAAGCCCCTGGGGCCAGCTCAAGGCTAAAAGGATCATCCGTCCGGACGGGAGTTTATACATTCAACCTGAATATGAGGCATGCAAAAGGGTAGCAGAGGCGCATAATATCCCGTTAAGGGATATCTATGCAAAAGTGATTGCAGCCAGTTGCGGCCTATAATAGCGGGGTTCTTGATCTTTTTATGAAGGGGCATGAGGAAAAAGGGTTTGCAGGAAAAAGGCTTCTTAACAACGCAGATACAAAGGGGCGGGTTATCCTTTTTTTTGCCACATGGTTTTTTACCGGGCTGATCCCTTTTGCGCCCGGCACATGGGGAAGCATTGCTGCCCTCCCGTTTGTTGCCTGTGCCTATAGCTTCGGTTTGTTTTTCTCCTGTATATTCCTTACATTAATACTGATCATTTCAATACCTGTTGCAGGCCGGGCATCACAAATCATGAAATTGAATGACCCATCATCAGTGGTAATTGATGAGGCAGCAGGTATATTTGTCACCCTTTTTCTGATCCCTGTATCATGGATGAACGTGATTGCAGGCCTTGTGCTCTTCAGGATATTTGATATATTAAAGCCATTCCCCGCTGGCCTTATAGATAAAAAAGTCAGGGGTGGTTTAGGCATTGTGCTTGATGATGTTATGGCAGGCATATATGCGAATGTGGGGGTGAGGATAATCTTAATCCTGATAGATTAAGATTGGCGCAAGGCGCAGGGTGCAGGGCGCAAGGTATTAGGATGTAGATAAACGTAGGGTGGGATTTTATATCCCACAGTATTAAGGTCGGGAATAAATCCCGACCCTACTTTTTTTGGACTTTATATGGAAAAGACCCTTGGAAACATTTTAATACAAAAATCCCTCACCATTGCTACTGCTGAATCATGCACTGGCGGGCTTATCGGCCACATGATCACCAGCATCCCGGGCAGTTCCGCCTATTTTATGGGTGGGATAATCAGCTACAGCAACCAGGCAAAATGCGACCTCTTAGGGGTATCCGCTGATACACTGAAAAAATATGGGGCAGTAAGCGGTGAAACTGCAAGGGAGATGGCATGGGGTATAAGAGAAAGGTTCGGGACAGACATAGGCCTTTCTGTAACAGGCATAGCAGGGCCTGATGGGGGAACAAAAGAAAAGCCTGTCGGCACAGTTTTTATGGGTTTTGTATTTGATAAGAAGGAGCCCGTCTCAATAAGATACCTTTTTAAAGGCACAAGGGAAAAAATAAAACAGAAGACAGCAGAGACCGCTCTCGAAAATATCAGGAGGTATCTTGATGGGGATACGTTCATTCCTGGCATTTGAACTGCCGGGAGATATAAAGAGTGAGGTGGCACGCATCTCAGCCAATGGTCAAAAGAGCGGGCTTGATGCAGGGTGGGTTAAACCCGCTAATATCCACCTTACCATGCTCTTTTTGGGTGATATGGCGGAAAGGGATATGCCTGCAATTATCTCCTCTATAGATAATGGCCTGAAAGGCACAACCCCTTTTGAAATCAGCCTCTCAGGCATGGGGCTCTTCCCAGATATTAAAAGGCCGAGGGTCATGTGGCTAGGGCTAAATGGAGATAAGGAAAGGCTTTCTGCTTTAAGAGACAGGCTCCAGGCGCCTCTTGAGCTGTTTGGCGTTGAACAGGAAAAAAGACCATTTACCCCGCACCTTACCCTTGCAAGGTTCAGGAAACCTGTTAAGGATGCCGCCTTACTCAAAGGTTTGATAGACAAATACAGTGACATTACAGGGCCACAAGGAAGGCTTGATGAACTTGTACTATTTAAGAGCGAACTCAGGCAGGGCGGCTCCGTATATACAAAGATCCATGCCTGGCCCCTGGCATAATGGATACAGAAAATTCCAAAATACCATTCACCGCAAGGAGCGCAAAGGACGCGAAGGGCTAATTTTATAATTTTAATCTCTGCGAACTCAGCGTACTTCGCGGTGAAGACTCTTCGATTTAAAAGGCATATATGGATAATAGAGAACCAATGGTATTGAATGTTAAAAAGAAAACAGACAACTGCCTTCATTTTCCCCTCTGCGGCGGGTGCAATCATCTTGATATGCCCTACGAAGAGCAGCTCTCTTTAAAAAGGCAGGCGCTTACTGATCTGTTTGAACCCGTTAATATATCTATCCCTCCTGTTATCAAAAGCCCTGAGGCCTGGTACTACCGGCACAAGGTGCAGCTTCCATTTGGTGTTACAGGCAAAGGCAGGATAAAACAGCCTGTATTAGGCTGCTACGAGAAAAGCTCCCACCGTGTGGTTGATCAGCATATGTGTCTTATCCAGGATCAGGACTGCACCACCATTGTGAATAGTGTCAGAAAGTGGGTAATGGATACGGGGCTTACCATATATAACGAGAAGAGCGGCACAGGGTTTTTAAGACACCTGCTTTTACGCAGGGGAAACGGGACAGGAGAGATCATTATCGGGTTTATTACAAATGAAGACAGGCTGAAAGGCACAAGGAATATCTCCAGGATGCTACTTGAACGCATTGAAAAGGCAGGGCTTAAAGGGAGCAAGGTTGTCGGGATTATCCAGAATATCAACAGCCGCTTTACCAATGTTGTGCTTGGCAACGATGAGCTTCTCTGGTGGGGAAGGCCATACATAAAGGAGAAAATGGGTGATTGGCATTACCGAATCGGGCTTTCCACCTTTTTCCAGGTAAACCCGTTTCAGACGCCGCAGCTATATAATGAGGTGCTTAATCATGTGCCGGAAGGGGCGCGTGTTTTAGATTGCTATTGCGGGGCAGGGAGCATTGCCCTGTGGGTATCTAAAAAGGCAGGATATGTTTTAGGCATAGATGAAAACCTGTCATCTATAAAGGATGCGCGTGCAGCCGCCTCATATAACAGGGCGAAAAATTTGGCCTTTAAACAGGGGGATGTGGAAAAGGAGCTGATAACACTCTCTCGCAATGACTATAACTGTGTGATATTTGACCCGCCAAGGGCGGGCCTAACAGAACGATTGATAAATAGCCTCAATGGCTCCGCTGTGAAACGCATTATCTATGTCTCATGCAATCCGGTTACATTAAAGAGGGATATCTTGCTCCTTAAAAAGAGGTTCAGCCCTGTTTCCATTCAGGCAATTGACATGTTCCCCCATACCGAACATATAGAGTGCGTTGCCCTTCTTGAAGCGTAATACAGAAAAAGTTGTTACCTCTCGTCAAGCACCTCAAGCACCTCTTCAATCTGGGCGATTGTGATGTGGCCCTCCTGCTTCAAAATCATACCGATTTTTCTGTGGGTGCCAAAGGCGATGTTTTCCTTTACCTGAACCTCTATGGCATTGAGCATCTGCTCCATTGTGATAAAACCCTTGTCAATGGCGACCTTTCCAAAACGAACCTCATTGTTCAACTCACTCATGGCAAAAACCCCTTACACGAAATAATATACGGGAGCAAATATATAATAGAGGCCTTACAATGGCAATATTCATATAACAACCCGTATCATTTAGCTGTATCAAGCGCCTTCCTGATTGCGTTTGCAATCTCGGTTCTTATGACCGGTTTTAAAATAAAGGCGCGTATACCCATATCCAGCGCCTCATCCTCATCTATCTGATCGCTGAACCCTGTACAGAGGATTATCGGCATATCAGGGCATATGCCGATAATCTCCTTTACAAGCTCCTTTCCTGTCATAGCCGGCATGGTCATATCAGTGATTACAAGATCAAATGCAAAAGGGTCTTTTTCAAATAACTCAAGGGCCTTTATTCCACTATCTGAACAGGTGACCCTGTAACCAAGCAATTCCAGGGTCTTCTGCATTGCGTTAAGGCCTGATCTTTCATCGTCTACAAGAAGTATCCGTTCACTTCCCCTTTCACTTTCTTTTGATTCTTCCACTGGTATGGCCAGTTTTTCATCCATGAGAGGGATATAAACATTAAATGTCGTTCCTTTTCCAATCTCGCTTTTTACACTGATTGTCCCGTTACAGCTCTTCACTATGCCGTGTATGATTGCAAGCCCAAGCCCTGTCCCTTCACCGTGCCTTTTTGTTGTGAAATAGGGGTCAAAGATCTTGTCCACTATTTCAGGCGATATGCCTGTGCCTGTATCACTGACTGAAAGCATGAGATATTCCCCCGGATCAAGCCTTGGATTATTTCCGGGATCATTTTTAATAATATTTGTGTTGGATACTTGAATAGTTAGTGTCCCGCCCCCTTCACGCATGGCATATGAGGCATTGGTACAGAGGTTCATCACTATCTGATTCAGGTGAGCAGGGTCTGTAAATATGGCATCCTTTTTCGCACTGTTTACAAAATTAATTTCTATGGTGGCAGGTATTGTAGCCCTCAGAAACCTGACCATATCGTTTATTGCTGGAGAGGCCCTGAAGATAAATTTGTTTTCTGCCCCCCTTCGGGCAAAGGTAAGTATCTGCTTTACAAGCTCCCTGGCCCGGATCGCTGCCTTGTGTATCTCCTTCAGGCTGGCCTGGACAGGGTCATCCCCTGGCAATTCCCGGATCAAGATATCGGAATGGAGTATTATTGGGGCAAGTATATTATTAAAATCATGCGCAATGCCCCCGGCCAGTGTGCCTATGGACTCCATCTTCTGTGATTCGATAAGGAGCCCCTCCAGCTTTTTGGGCTCAGTCATATCAATGATAACGCCCCTGATACCGGCAGCAACATCATTTTCAAAGATCGGGCTTGCATGTAAAAGTATAGGGAAAATGGTACCATCCTTTTTTACGCCCCTGTATTCAGATGCGCCTGATTTTTCACCCTTCATCCTTTTTATAAAATTTTCCCTGGCCCTCTGCCTCTCCTCCTTTGCAAT
The nucleotide sequence above comes from Desulfatiglans sp.. Encoded proteins:
- a CDS encoding phosphatidylglycerophosphatase A, which encodes MQPVAAYNSGVLDLFMKGHEEKGFAGKRLLNNADTKGRVILFFATWFFTGLIPFAPGTWGSIAALPFVACAYSFGLFFSCIFLTLILIISIPVAGRASQIMKLNDPSSVVIDEAAGIFVTLFLIPVSWMNVIAGLVLFRIFDILKPFPAGLIDKKVRGGLGIVLDDVMAGIYANVGVRIILILID
- a CDS encoding nicotinamide-nucleotide amidohydrolase family protein; the encoded protein is MEKTLGNILIQKSLTIATAESCTGGLIGHMITSIPGSSAYFMGGIISYSNQAKCDLLGVSADTLKKYGAVSGETAREMAWGIRERFGTDIGLSVTGIAGPDGGTKEKPVGTVFMGFVFDKKEPVSIRYLFKGTREKIKQKTAETALENIRRYLDGDTFIPGI
- the thpR gene encoding RNA 2',3'-cyclic phosphodiesterase, with translation MGIRSFLAFELPGDIKSEVARISANGQKSGLDAGWVKPANIHLTMLFLGDMAERDMPAIISSIDNGLKGTTPFEISLSGMGLFPDIKRPRVMWLGLNGDKERLSALRDRLQAPLELFGVEQEKRPFTPHLTLARFRKPVKDAALLKGLIDKYSDITGPQGRLDELVLFKSELRQGGSVYTKIHAWPLA
- the rlmD gene encoding 23S rRNA (uracil(1939)-C(5))-methyltransferase RlmD, which gives rise to MDNREPMVLNVKKKTDNCLHFPLCGGCNHLDMPYEEQLSLKRQALTDLFEPVNISIPPVIKSPEAWYYRHKVQLPFGVTGKGRIKQPVLGCYEKSSHRVVDQHMCLIQDQDCTTIVNSVRKWVMDTGLTIYNEKSGTGFLRHLLLRRGNGTGEIIIGFITNEDRLKGTRNISRMLLERIEKAGLKGSKVVGIIQNINSRFTNVVLGNDELLWWGRPYIKEKMGDWHYRIGLSTFFQVNPFQTPQLYNEVLNHVPEGARVLDCYCGAGSIALWVSKKAGYVLGIDENLSSIKDARAAASYNRAKNLAFKQGDVEKELITLSRNDYNCVIFDPPRAGLTERLINSLNGSAVKRIIYVSCNPVTLKRDILLLKKRFSPVSIQAIDMFPHTEHIECVALLEA
- a CDS encoding response regulator; protein product: MSQKPTYEDLEQKIISLEQAEEARKKVETALVKSEKRFRELAELLPEAVFESDLTIHITFVNLHGLNMFGYTRDDFIEGVNGLDMIAKEERQRARENFIKRMKGEKSGASEYRGVKKDGTIFPILLHASPIFENDVAAGIRGVIIDMTEPKKLEGLLIESQKMESIGTLAGGIAHDFNNILAPIILHSDILIRELPGDDPVQASLKEIHKAAIRARELVKQILTFARRGAENKFIFRASPAINDMVRFLRATIPATIEINFVNSAKKDAIFTDPAHLNQIVMNLCTNASYAMREGGGTLTIQVSNTNIIKNDPGNNPRLDPGEYLMLSVSDTGTGISPEIVDKIFDPYFTTKRHGEGTGLGLAIIHGIVKSCNGTISVKSEIGKGTTFNVYIPLMDEKLAIPVEESKESERGSERILLVDDERSGLNAMQKTLELLGYRVTCSDSGIKALELFEKDPFAFDLVITDMTMPAMTGKELVKEIIGICPDMPIILCTGFSDQIDEDEALDMGIRAFILKPVIRTEIANAIRKALDTAK